The Plasmodium vinckei vinckei genome assembly, chromosome: PVVCY_14 genome window below encodes:
- a CDS encoding lysophospholipase, putative: MMEEMELNSDELKNPTVGKLDGDPKIGWLCNKNGLLLKTYRWLAKNAVGIIVLIHGFRVHTRLNFMRINLKMPNNNEGVIVDTDNYYIYKDSWIEKFNQNGYSVYGLDLQGHGESQALNNVRGNFTSFDDLVEDVIQYMDQIHDEISNDNQKDDNISNDYKKRDNILNDNQMNDESYDIVTTKKKKLPMYVIGYSMGGNIALRVLQTLNKEKGYNINTGKSNKNNKCKPILDNSNNINEIDNDMNNSKYSDPSTFSASTSATTDAIASSNDKHVGYHNYLDKFNIKGCVSLSAMIKLNETRNVGNALVKYLYLPVLGLASFVAPNAILHSDPNYKQFEYINNTYRYDKFRNSDDTQFKYVYELIKATVTVNSNINYMPKNIPILFVHSKDDSVCYYKAAVSFHKKAKVKKKDLHIVEDMDHAITAAPGNEEILKKIIDWISDVRSNDEN; encoded by the coding sequence ATGATGGAAGAAATGGAATTGAATAGTGacgaattaaaaaatccTACAGTAGGTAAATTAGATGGCGATCCTAAGATAGGTTGgttatgtaataaaaatggtttacttttaaaaacatatagaTGGCTAGCTAAAAATGCTGTAGGAATTATAGTGTTAATACATGGATTCAGAGTTCATACTcgattaaattttatgagAATAAACTTAAAAATGCCAAATAACAACGAAGGCGTAATAGTAGACACTGATAattactatatttataaagatAGTTGGattgaaaaatttaatcAAAATGGCTATTCAGTATATGGATTAGATTTACAAGGACATGGAGAATCACAAGCATTGAATAATGTAAGAGGCAATTTTACTTCTTTTGATGATCTAGTTGAAGATGTAATACAATATATGGATCAAATTCACGATGAAATTTCAAATGATAATCAAAAGGATGATAATATCTCaaatgattataaaaagCGTGATAATATCCTAAATGATAATCAAATGAATGATGAATCTTATGATATAGTGacaactaaaaaaaaaaaacttccTATGTATGTTATTGGATATTCGATGGGAGGAAATATTGCTTTAAGAGTGTTACAAacattaaataaagaaaaaggaTATAACATTAATACTGGAAAAtcgaataaaaataataaatgtaaacCAATATTAGACAAttctaataatattaatgaaattgATAATGATATGAATAATTCTAAATATAGCGATCCAAGTACTTTTAGTGCTAGTACCTCTGCTACAACAGATGCTATTGCTAGTAGTAATGATAAGCATGTAGGATAccataattatttagatAAATTCAATATTAAAGGTTGTGTATCTTTATCTGCTATgattaaattaaatgaaacaCGAAATGTTGGAAATGCATTAGTTAAGTATTTGTATTTACCTGTATTGGGCCTCGCATCTTTTGTCGCGCCTAATGCAATACTTCACTCAGATCCAAATTATAAACAGTTcgaatatattaataatacatatagaTATGATAAATTTAGAAATTCTGATGACAcacaatttaaatatgtatatgaaCTTATAAAAGCAACAGTCACAGTGAATTccaatattaattatatgccaaaaaatattcctatattatttgtgcATTCAAAAGATGATAGTGtttgttattataaagCGGCTGTTTCGTTTCACAAGAAAGcaaaagttaaaaaaaaagatttaCATATTGTTGAAGATATGGATCATGCTATAACGGCGGCGCCAGGAAATGaagaaattttaaaaaaaattattgatTGGATTTCTGATGTAAGAAGCAATGATGAAAACTAA
- a CDS encoding fam-a protein, fragment has protein sequence MNKFYIQIGLFLLSIFTYANNETLATEPAPGTAAKPSRFATPEEIYEKNKDIECRGHDHTSVINIMNDAVKHLKYYATSKGGYEVYP, from the exons atgaataagttttatattcaaatcggtttatttcttttaagcATTTTCACATATGCGAATAATGAAACTCTTGCAACTGAGCCTGCTCCAGGAACAGCTGCAAAACCAAGTCGTTTTGCTAC TCCAgaagaaatatatgaaaaaaacaaggACATCGAATGTCGCGGTCACGACCATACATCAGTGATCAATATTATGAATGATGCTGTaaaacatttaaaataCTATGCTACAAGTAAAGGTGGTTATGAAGTATATCCATAA
- a CDS encoding acyl-CoA synthetase, putative: protein MAQSKCKCEGKKEGTVSYAKVHTSSSNKNESDVYKALDKPDPGYEHVLDLIIESGQKKLDMPAIIENAYGKRAETHTFKMLIDKVNAFSSVLDSYDGGVPEKLYDEKENDGKFKILGIYGNNSMNWVVADLAAMSSGVTSLVMHSRFSIDEVIDILNESKLEWLCLELKHAQELLERIDDLPHLKKLIVLDHIPMNDPKKQKELNQNNNTEKKSLKGSRKTKDSTSTAEEIEYKELLEKDKQNSYDTYMKFKQAAKNHNIEIHSMEYAMEKLAHGGADKKKQNKPQNFISTIIYTSGTSGQPKGVMLSNKNLYNALVASKSSQLLDYFSVKYHLSYLPMSHIFERIVMYYCLSGAVSINIFSNNIKYFKDDLIGSESSIIVGVPKVFNKLYGDIQTEIAKLPPVKKFIVSTALGIRRSHRHGKLDRLVESITGISKKIRNKINPSLKSFFNGGGKLSSDVESELSLLLDVDIYQGFGMTETAGPIFLQDIKDKSIDTIGGPYIKNVEYKVSTWETYDAKSKPPKGELLIKSNQLFRGYFLKEDLTKSLFTKDNYFKTGDVVQINQNGSVTFLDRSKGLLKLSQGEYIETESLNNLYSMISYINYCVAYGDDTMDGPMAILSVDKNLFSQHLENDGILKKLNITRTEFIDKVLDEEVNKKKEYVDYIKKDMLEAFNKANLSRYNLINDIYVTMGLWDTSNYLTPTFKVKRFKLINDYDVYFQQVKSQYKDKLKAQKAPAKN from the coding sequence ATGGCACAATCTAAATGTAAATGCGAAGGTAAAAAGGAGGGTACTGTTTCGTATGCTAAAGTGCATACATCATCGtccaataaaaatgaatcagATGTTTATAAAGCATTAGATAAACCAGATCCAGGATATGAGCATGTTCTTGATTTAATAATAGAATCAGGACAAAAAAAACTGGATATGCCTGCAATAATTGAAAATGCATATGGAAAACGTGCTGAAACACATACATTCAAAATGTTGATAGATAAAGTTAATGCATTTTCATCTGTTTTAGATTCATATGATGGTGGTGTTcctgaaaaattatatgacgaaaaagaaaacgatgggaaatttaaaatattaggtatatatggaaataaCTCAATGAATTGGGTAGTAGCAGATTTGGCTGCTATGAGTAGTGGTGTTACTAGCTTAGTTATGCATTCGAGATTTAGTATTGATGAAGTTattgatattttaaatgaatcTAAATTGGAATGGCTATGTTTAGAGTTAAAACATGCACAAGAATTACTGGAAAGAATAGATGATTTAccacatttaaaaaaacttaTAGTACTTGATCATATCCCAATGAATGATCCTaagaaacaaaaagaattaaatcAAAACAATAATACCGAAAAAAAATCCTTAAAAGGTTCCCGTAAAACGAAGGATTCGACATCTACTGCTGAAGAAATAGAATATAAAGAACTACTTGAAAAAGATAAACAAAATTCATATGATACATATATGAAATTTAAACAAGCTGCAAAAAACCATAACATAGAAATTCATTCGATGGAATATGCTATGGAAAAGTTGGCTCATGGTGGTGCAGACAAAAAGAAGCAAAATAAACctcaaaattttattagtaCGATTATTTACACCTCCGGAACTTCAGGACAACCAAAAGGTGTTATGCTAAGtaacaaaaatttatataatgcaCTTGTAGCATCAAAAAGTTCCCAATTActtgattatttttcagtaaaatatcatttatCTTATTTACCCATGTcacatatatttgaaaGAATAGTTATGTACTATTGTCTATCTGGAGCAGtttcaataaatatatttagtaacaatataaaatattttaaagatGATTTGATAGGATCAGAATCAAGTATAATAGTTGGTGTTCCTAAAGTTTTTAATAAACTTTACGGTGATATACAAACAGAAATAGCTAAACTTCCAccagtaaaaaaatttattgtaAGCACAGCGTTAGGCATACGTAGATCGCATAGACATGGTAAACTTGATCGACTTGTTGAATCGATTACAGGTatttctaaaaaaataagaaataaaataaacccATCATTGAAATCGTTTTTTAATGGTGGTGGAAAATTATCATCCGATGTCGAAAGCGAGTTATCACTTCTATTAGATGTTGATATATATCAAGGATTTGGTATGACCGAAACAGCTGGGCCAATTTTTCTACAAGATATTAAAGATAAAAGTATTGATACTATTGGTGGaccatatataaaaaatgttgaatATAAAGTATCCACATGGGAAACATATGATGCTAAATCAAAACCACCAAAAGgagaattattaattaaaagtaATCAATTATTTAGAGGATATTTCTTAAAAGAGGATTTAACAAAAAGCTTATTCACAAAAGATaactattttaaaacaGGTGATGTTGTACAAATTAATCAAAATGGATCCGTCACATTTTTAGATAGATCTAAAGGTTTACTTAAATTATCTCAAGgtgaatatatagaaacagaaagtttaaataatttatactcaatgatttcatatattaattattgtGTAGCATATGGTGATGACACAATGGATGGACCCATGGCAATTTTATCCgttgataaaaatttgttttcaCAACATTTAGAAAATGATGGTATACTTaagaaattaaatataactaGAACGGAGTTTATAGATAAAGTATTAGATGAAgaagttaataaaaaaaaagagtatgttgattatattaaaaaagatatgTTAGAAGCCTTTAATAAAGCAAATTTAAGtagatataatttaattaatgatatatatgtcACAATGGGATTATGGGATACCTCCAATTATTTAACACCAACTTTTAAAGTAAAGCGATTTAAATTAATCAATGATTACGATGTTTACTTCCAACAAGTGAAATCCCAATATAAAGACAAACTAAAGGCTCAAAAAGCTCCtgcaaaaaattaa
- a CDS encoding fam-a protein, which translates to MNKFYIQFFFFLLSVSVYLSDKTLATELSPRRDTTAEPKSHYLVLEEIYEKNKHLLCTDPEEPINAEKFMKEAVENFKYHATCLDGYEHIERNPNSSVFYFKKRHEGHIVEKVEYRFHHPDMYNEVVNKSWNFDNVKFPNASSVKRKIIRVYNPKLVIMQQRYKSWFGGREKYFHVLASKVQISANTTLVVMVSADINDHNPSKKKYENKIIKTKNVFKTDIDSEDDIRKGKLKKTFVNIAGYFIQKYNAFIDITFVGSIDGHSCI; encoded by the exons atgaataaattttatattcaattttttttttttcttttaagtGTCTCAGTATATCTGAGTGATAAAACCCTTGCAACTGAGCTATCTCCAAGAAGAGATACAACAGCCGAACCAAAAAGTCATTATCTTGT TTTAgaagaaatatatgaaaaaaacaagcACTTATTGTGTACCGACCCAGAAGAACCTATAAACGCGgaaaaatttatgaaagAAGCTGTAGAAAATTTTAAGTATCATGCTACATGTCTAGATGGCTATGAACATATTGAAAGAAATCCTAATTCTTCTgtgttttatttcaaaaaaagaCATGAAGGTCATATAGTTGAAAAAGTTGAATATAGATTTCATCATCCGGATATG TATAATGAAGTAGTAAACAAGTCATGGAATTTCGATAATGTCAAATTTCCCAATGCTAGTTCTGTTAAAA GAAAAATTATTCGTGTGTACAATCCAAAATTAGTAATAATGCAGCAACGTTACAAAAGTTGGTTTGGGGGCCGtgagaaatattttcatgttTTAGCTTCAAAGGTTCAA aTATCAGCAAACACAACATTAGTTGTCATGGTTTCAGCAGATATAAATGATCACAATCcttccaaaaaaaaatatgaaaacaaAATCATAAAAACCAAAAATGTATTCAAAACTGACATAGATTCTGAAGATGATATtagaaaaggaaaattaaaaaaaacgttTGTTAACATAGCTGGATACTTCATCCAAAAATACAATGCTTTTATTGATATCACCTTTGTCGGATCT aTTGATGGACATTCTTGtatttaa
- a CDS encoding orotate phosphoribosyltransferase, putative encodes MERHNKETKHISEEELRTKYDELCKKIKLGNDNSNNDDIKEMKKLLVDALVKYKVILYGDITLKSKKKVNNYISMGFLNNAISANIISFLLSDLILSKKLSFDYLFGASYKGIPIVTLTSHFLLTTNKFHNIFFLYDRKEKKDYGDKSFIVGNLEENYIGSVQVEKKTDKKKVVVIDDVFSYGIVLTDIFKKMKAFEYLEIVAWVVVINRNEYKMNEKNEKVYFKDIFEQKHNIPIYSLINGNDDISHLIKNYTD; translated from the coding sequence ATGGAAAGACATAACAAAGAAACAAAGCATATAAGCGAAGAAGAATTACGCACAAAATATGATGAgctatgtaaaaaaataaaactagGTAATGATAATAGcaataatgatgatataaaagaaatgaaaaaattattagtaGATGCTcttgtaaaatataaagtaatattatatggaGATATTACtttaaaatcaaaaaaaaaagtaaataattatatttccatGGGTTTTCTAAATAATGCCATATCAgcaaatattatttcttttttattatccgATTTAATACTCTCAAAAAAACTGTCatttgattatttatttggaGCATCATATAAAGGAATACCTATTGTAACATTGACTAGCCATTTTTTACTTACCACAAATAaatttcataatatattttttttatatgaccgaaaagagaaaaaagaCTATGGAGATAAATCATTTATTGTAGGAAACTtagaagaaaattatattggTAGTGTAcaagttgaaaaaaaaactgataaaaaaaaagtcgTAGTAATTGATGATGTATTTAGTTATGGAATAGTTTTAAcagatatatttaaaaaaatgaaagcaTTTGAGTATTTAGAAATTGTTGCATGGGTAGTTGTTATTAACagaaatgaatataaaatgaatgaaaaaaatgaaaaagtttATTTTAAAGACATATTCGAACAAAAACACAACATTCCAATATATAGCCTTATTAATGGAAATGACGATATTTCacatttaattaaaaattatacagattaa
- a CDS encoding lysophospholipase, putative, producing MTKIKSNNDKLKNGKSNLDGNPKIDWLCNKNGLLLKTYRWLAKNAVGIIVLIHGFRVHTRLNFMRINLKMPNNNEGVIVDTDNYYIYKDSWIEKFNQNGYSVYGLDLQGHGESQGLNNVRGNFTSFDDLVEDVIQYMNQIRYEISKDNQMNDESYDIVTTKKKKLPMYVIGYSMGGNIALRVLQVLNKEKEDMIKAWNSNNYKNSSTMLSNSTNINEIDNDMNNSNDYDSDNSYASTSATTNAIVNASDKHEGLYNYLDKFNIKGCVILSGMIRIKSKLDPGNISLKYFYLPIIDFLSFVLPHRRFSSLESHKRFKYVSIVNKHDKFRNNNGIKFRCMSEILKATITLDYNINYMPKDIPLLFVHSKDDKVCSYKWTVLFYNKVNANKKELHTVDGMGHAITMRPGNQGILKKIIDWISNLRRNDKYKGEKDEL from the coding sequence ATGACCAAAATTAAATCgaataatgataaattaaaaaatggaaaatctAATTTAGATGGTAATCCTAAGATAGATTGGctatgtaataaaaatggtttacttttaaaaacatatagaTGGCTAGCTAAAAATGCTGTAGGAATTATAGTGTTAATACATGGATTCAGAGTTCATACTcgattaaattttatgagAATAAACTTAAAAATGCCAAATAACAACGAAGGCGTAATAGTAGACACTGATAattactatatttataaagatAGTTGGattgaaaaatttaatcAAAATGGCTATTCAGTATATGGATTAGATTTACAAGGACATGGAGAATCACAAGGATTGAATAATGTAAGAGGCAATTTTACTTCTTTTGATGATCTAGTTGAAGATGTAATACAATATATGAATCAAATTCGATATGAAATTTCAAAGGATAATCAAATGAATGACGAATCTTATGATATAGTGacaactaaaaaaaaaaaacttccTATGTATGTTATTGGATATTCGATGGGAGGAAATATTGCTTTAAGAGTGTTACAagtattaaataaagaaaaagaagacATGATTAAGGCATGGAATTCAAAtaactataaaaatagtagcACCATGTTAAGCAATTCTactaatattaatgaaattgACAATGATATGAATAATTCTAATGATTATGATTCCGATAATTCATATGCTAGTACCTCTGCTACGACAAATGCTATTGTTAACGCCAGTGATAAACATGAAGGGCtctataattatttagataaatttaatattaaaggATGCGTAATTTTATCTGGTATGATAAgaataaaatcaaaattgGATCCTGGAAACATATCACTtaagtatttttatttacctaTAATAGACTTCTTGTCTTTCGTCTTACCTCATAGACGATTTTCGTCATTAGAAAGTCATAAAAGGTTCAAATATGTTTCTATTGTAAATAAACATGATAAatttagaaataataatggaatAAAATTTAGATGTATGTCTGAGATTTTAAAAGCAACAATTACATTggattataatattaattatatgccCAAAGATATccctttattatttgtacaTTCAAAAGATGATAAGGTTTGTTCTTATAAATGGACagttttgttttataataaagtaAATGCCAATAAAAAGGAGTTACATACTGTTGATGGTATGGGCCATGCTATAACGATGAGGCCTGGAAATCAAggcattttaaaaaaaattattgatTGGATTTCTAATTTAAGAagaaatgataaatataaaggtGAAAAAGATGAACTATAA
- a CDS encoding erythrocyte membrane antigen 1 — MKVISLGLISSIIFSIVLAKKGSDSGSTTGCFGFCRRKSKKSKKSVQDAKPLDLNIPGIKFIDEFEPIILHSPKIGFKSVVTEPFAPEDDDVTIDPKTGFLRREYVPGMSGWYVRPYEEDYADQIQTNFIPYREYYERRQKIKSQRRGGPPPLPTTPQRYVPPKIQVPSPEPKKPVEQTITTVPEEDAVTLNEFDMGTTEGVEGTTNEDEELDDEILSFLGDAEDYEENQETGENGNELEGEEVGEE, encoded by the exons ATGAAGGTAATATCATTAGGCTTAATTTCCTCAATAATATTTAGTATAGTTTTAGCAAAAAAAGGTTCGGATTCAGGGTCCACCACGGGTTGC TTTGGATTCTGTAGAAGAAAGTCAAAGAAATCCAAGAAATCAGTTCAAGATGCGAAACCCCTTGACCTTAACATTCCAGGTATCAAATTTATAGATGAATTCGAGCCAATAATATTACATTCTCCCAAAATAGGATTTAAAAGTGTGGTAACGGAGCCATTTGCCCCAGAAGACGATGATGTTACTATTGATCCAAAGACAGGATTTTTAAGAAGGGAATACGTTCCTGGTATGTCAGGATGGTATGTTAGACCATATGAAGAAGACTATGCTGATCAAATTCAGACTAATTTTATACCTTATAGGGAATATTATGAACGCAGACAAAAGATAAAGAGTCAACGTAGAGGTGGCCCCCCTCCACTACCTACTACCCCTCAAAGATACGTGCCCCCTAAAATCCAAGTGCCCTCTCCAGAACCAAAAAAGCCAGTAGAACAAACAATAACTACAGTACCGGAAGAAGACGCAGTCACACTAAATGAATTTGACATGGGTACAACAGAGGGGGTTGAAGGTACAACAAATGAAGATGAAGAATTAGATGACgaaattttatcatttctCGGAGATGCAGAAGATTACGAAGAAAATCAAGAAACTGGAGAAAACGGAAATGAACTTGAAGGCGAAGAAGTAGGGGAAGAATAA